Genomic DNA from Desulfurivibrio alkaliphilus AHT 2:
GGCATCAAGTTGTTGGGCAGGCGGCCAAATCGGGAACGACTGTGATTTTCATGGCTCTGTCTGCCGATACCCGGCCCCACTTCACCACCATTGCCGCCTTTGTCTCGTCGCTGGATCGGGAGATTGTCCACCTGTTCCGGGATGTGCTGCTGGTCTGCGACGAGATGGGGCTGATCGGCAAGGAGATGTTCGCCATCGACGGTTGCAAGCTGCCGAGCAACGCCAGCAAAGAGTGGAGCGGTACCAGGGCGGATTTCGAGAAGAAAGCGGCCAAGCTGGAGCAGGTAATCGGCCAGATGCTCAGCCGCCACCGGGAACAGGATCAGGCCCAAGGCGACCAGAACCTGGCGACCCGGGAAGAACAGTACGTGGCGACCCTGCAAAAACGCGCCCGCAAGATCCGGGAATGGCTGAAAGACCACGACGACAAGCCGGGCAAGACCGGCAAACCCAAAAAGAGCAACATCACCGACAACGAGTCGGCCAAGATGAAGACTTCCCACGGGGTGATCCAGGGCTATGACGGAGTGACCACGGTGGACGGCAAGCACCAAGTGATCGTCCATGCCGAGGCCTTCGGCGAGGCCCAGGAACACGATCTGCTCCAGCCGATGGTCGATGCCACCCGGGAGCACTTCCGAGCCATTGGCAAGGATGAGGACGTTTTCCGGTCGGCCAAGCTGACCGCCGATAGCGGTTTCCATACGGAAGCCAACATGAAGATGCTGGCTTCCGCCGAAATTGACGCCTACGTGGCGGACAACCGTTTCCGCAAACGCGACCCCCGCTTTGTCGATGCCGACCGCTACAAGGAGCGTCACCGGCAGGAAAGGGCCAAGCTGAAGGGCCGAAGCGGCCTGTTTTCCACCGCCGACTTTGTCTTTCCCGAAGACCTGAGCCACTGCTTATGTCCGGCCGGCAAACGCCTGTATCGCAGCGGCCATAACGTGGAAGTTCGGGGCTTTGTGGCCACCAAGTTCAAGGGCAGCAAAACCAATTGCCTGCCCTGCCAACTGCGCCGTAAATGCCTGCGTCACCCCGAGCGGACCGAGATCCGGCAGGTCGCTTACTTCCACGGCCGTTCAGCCCAGGGCCGAGATACCTTCACCGAACGAATGAAGCGGAAAATCGATTCCAAAGTCGGGCGGGCCTTGTACAGCCTGCGGGTGGCCATCGCCGAGCCACCCTTTGCCCATATCTGCCGGGTGATGGGCCGGGATCGTTTCACCCTGCGGGGCCGCCGGAAGGTAAACGCCCAATGGAACCTCTTCTGCATAGTCCACAACCTGCAGAAGGTGGCGCGTTATGGGCCGGGATTTGCCTGATGTGCGGGAGGGAAAAGCCCCGGTATTCCCCCTGGCGGCACTTTGTGGTAAGAGAAAACGGATCGGAACCATCAGCCGCTGGCTGATACATGAGAAAATCAGGAATATCAAGCCGTGACCGCCGGGATGATCGTCAAAAAAACAGCCGCCGGCCAATCGGTATTTTTTTGAAAAAGGGTTTTTCTACAGACTCGTTGGGCGGACCACACCATGATGTAGGGGCGAGTATCATGAGAAATTTAAACGGAAAGGGTCTTGAAATATGTTGAACTC
This window encodes:
- a CDS encoding transposase, whose amino-acid sequence is MALSADTRPHFTTIAAFVSSLDREIVHLFRDVLLVCDEMGLIGKEMFAIDGCKLPSNASKEWSGTRADFEKKAAKLEQVIGQMLSRHREQDQAQGDQNLATREEQYVATLQKRARKIREWLKDHDDKPGKTGKPKKSNITDNESAKMKTSHGVIQGYDGVTTVDGKHQVIVHAEAFGEAQEHDLLQPMVDATREHFRAIGKDEDVFRSAKLTADSGFHTEANMKMLASAEIDAYVADNRFRKRDPRFVDADRYKERHRQERAKLKGRSGLFSTADFVFPEDLSHCLCPAGKRLYRSGHNVEVRGFVATKFKGSKTNCLPCQLRRKCLRHPERTEIRQVAYFHGRSAQGRDTFTERMKRKIDSKVGRALYSLRVAIAEPPFAHICRVMGRDRFTLRGRRKVNAQWNLFCIVHNLQKVARYGPGFA